A stretch of DNA from Ricinus communis isolate WT05 ecotype wild-type chromosome 4, ASM1957865v1, whole genome shotgun sequence:
CCTTGCAAAGTTCCTGCAGATTGCACTCTGAAAATTGTATTTATCGATATGGTCATTATCAATGGGTGAATTGCCATTGCCGCTGCAACAGTGAGATTGAGCTTCACTTTGAAATTTGGCCGACAGGTCTCCATAAACACACTGGCCAAAAATGCATACGATGTTGTAGCCACCATAACTGGTTTCAAACAATCAAGAGCAATTCCAAACCCTCAAAGCCCCTTTTCTAGCATCCTTTCGGATCAAAACTGTTTGCATAATTTTTGCAAACCTGTAGACGGGTGTTGTCGAGTGAAACAAAAAGGGAGGCACATAGCTCTATaataacatttatttaatctttttctaaTGCACAGAGAGCTCTATAAGCTATTTCTAACAGCCAAAGTACAGGCACGGTAAAACTTCACAACATCTTTTACTTGCCCTCCTGCTAGTCGTAATGCAGGAACAATTAACAGTTTCCACAGACGAACATCACAAAAATACAAGGCAAGACAGGTCAAGGCAAAAAAGATATCCAGCTCAACTAAACGCTTTAACGTTTGATAAATCCTTCAGAAATACACGTGAATTATCCtttaaaagcaagaagagccATACATCAAAATCAATCACCCAAGATATCAAATATTTGCAACTCTTGCAACCGGCTAGAGTTTTTGGAATTCAGAGGCCTTTTACTCTAGATTGAAATAGTTACCCAAAAATTGCTTGCACCAGGCATAAAACTAGTGGAATTAAGAAAATTGTAGCCCCACAACAAAGACTACTTTGTCAtttcaattgaaaaaaaattgatatcaaCATGAAAATTGAAGTCCATAGCACATATAACGACCATCAGAAGAATCAAAAGCGGCAGCAAGACATGTTTGAATGTCGAATGTGGAATTAAAAATAGAGCCAGCTTCTGTTCTTCAAAATTGTTACTCAACTTAACAAAATGACCAAGTTAAGCTTCCTtggaaaaaggaaaactaagAACAACATTGATATTGCACCATGCTCGTAAAGCCTGTATagcatataaatataacagGCTATGAATTTTAGTGCTGACAAAGATTGCAACATGCCACATGGTACAGAAAGCTTTCGAAACATCCATCACATAACATGCCCATACTAGCAACTAAGAATCCCACCATGAAAGTCATAAGAGAACCCACGATGATTGTACCGTTAGATATGCAGGAAAGAAATCAGAGAACTTTGAAGGATATGAAGGTTCCACATGGAGTTTTCAGCCATTAGAATCTCATCATTTTTCTCTTTGCCTCTGCACATTTGACAAAATTTAAGACAAACTTTTGGGGTCTTCGAATttgcagaaaagaaaaggattaaTAATTGAGATCTAAACCATTGAAAGTATTAAAGCAAAGCGAATCAGAGAACTTTGAAGACCATAACGATAAAATGCGATTCAACATCTTAAATCAGATCTAAACCAACTCATCATCTTGGCTTTGCCTTTTCCAAAACTTCcatagaataataattaaaaacataaaaaataaaaaaagttcatGCAGGCGAAACAGACTCTCTGCAAGATTACAAAAGATGTCATAAACTGCAAAGGAGTGAGTTATTCGCCATTGTTAATATAGCACCTTATAATAATACCCTTTTCTCGTTGATTCCTTGAAACTCTGCAACTTGAAGAATCAAGGGGCTATTTTGGTGCTTTTGCGAAAAAAcaactaaatatatttctaatttcttgGTTATACGATCTCCTACCTCATTGTCATACCTCTGAAATTTTTGATCCGGTTGAGATACTTTTATATGGTGGGTCTCTAGGGTTTAGGGCTTTAATTGCGGGAATTGGGATTAGGGTTGGCAAAAAGCCTTTGAGCTACCTAGGAAAGTTAATCATCTACCCAATATTTATTTGGATGCAATTAGGCCCcaaaagttttttaaaattgaacaGTTAACCCCAATTGTTAACGGCGTAAACATTTTTTGCTACAAGTTAGTACAAGTGGCTCcttttattctttagctaaatTTGGAGtagacaaaaaaagaaaacggcCCTAAAGTTAACCCGTGAAGAAAGTAATTCAAAGTTCAACATATGCAACTGTGGGACCAATGGTTGAAGTTACTGATTTCTATAatgtaagaaattaattaataatacatacaaaataaattttaaatggtaCATATTAATGTTTCACATATactcataattttatattccaaagttttattttacagTGTATAATAGAGAAAAAACCTTATAAATGCAAtttaaacattaattaatGATGTCACAtgttttgaataaataattttttaggtctaattatgaattaaattatagattttctaatttttaataattttatactattgtttcaaaattttaaaacaggtgctcattttttttatttattattaaaaaaatttgttggcaacaatttttaaaattttacaatgagaaaaatgacttggcaaattaaatctttttactACACCAAAAATTATCAGagtctataaaaaattaactgtATTTAGATGTATGATATGTGAAATGATATGCAAgtatataaaacttttaatgaccatattattaagtttgataaatttttttattaatttataatagtaAGTATAATCGAATTGTCAGgccattttttttactatgaaattttaaaaatagttattaaaaaatatttttaaaaacaatttaagattatagatatttattttaaaattttaaaatagttgaataaaattattaaaaaatataaattttgaaatttaattgataattagatgttaatttttaacatatatctAATAAAGGGagtatttaaaatcaaattatgtcCAATTGAGAATTTTTAAAGGACAAAAAGTCATGTTGTTACACAATAGAAACCTGCAACTACAAGAGAATATTGGGAGACTTTCAAATCGCTTCAACCCACCCATTACAACCAATTTAACTTCAtcactttcatttttatttcgaatatatatattattcaagCTTTGCTGTAACTTGAACATGTAAACCATCACCAAATGCTAAAACTGGGCACCGAATCATCTCTCCTCCCTTGATTTTGGTCAGCCTGATATGAAAGAAATCAGCTTCTGTAAGTCAATGATCACTTTttgatttgatatatttatataaactcTTGCTTGTATAGTATAATAATACCTGTATTTGGTGACAAAGACATGCAAAAACACAGCCATCAGAACCTTGCTAAACTCAGCTCCCGTACAAGATCTTGATCCTCCTCCAAATGCAATGAAGTTCTTGGCCGTTGCTACCTCTCCCATGTTCTATTGTTTTTCACAATGTAAAACCAAATGTTATCAGTATACAAGTATAAATAAAGTCACAAAAGATTAAGTACCATTATGTTAATCagaatatatagaaatatatgaATCTTGTCTACCCACCTCCCATCGAGATGGGTTAAAGGCAAGCGGATCCTCGTAGGTGTTAGGATTCAGCTGCACAGCTGCTGGAACAACTAAGATAGCCCAGCCTTTTGGAATTGTATATCCTGCAACATGACAAGAACATtcaaaaaaaagtaataataaaccAGTCTCTTGAAACTAACCTAGTTGATGTGGTAACTCACTCACCGTCAACTTCAATGTCTTTTAATGCTCTTCTCAAGATTCCAGGAGCAACACTTGCCAGCCTGAGTGATTCCTTGACAACCTGCAGTTTACCACTAAACCAGTAAGTTATCATTAGCCTAATGAGGCAAAAACAGTAATCATGGAAGTACAAGATTTTTAAACTGACATGATGAGTGTAGGTCATGGACTTGTATTCTTCCCAAGAAAGTCCAGAATTTTTATTCTCACGGTTCTTGACAAGTTCCTCATGCTCCTCCTATTCAACGATTAATTCAGAAGTAGGAAATGTTAATTGATGCCATCGAATATTAATCAAGAAATTTTTCCTCAGAATATATACCAGCTCTTTTGGTAACTACTAACCGTTAGTTTCTGCACCATAGAAGGGTTATCTGTAAGAAAATTAATGCATACAGCAAGAGTAGACGATATAGTCTCGAAGCTGGCAAGGAGGATCCCAAACATCACATAAATGGCAAAATCATCTGTCCAGAATGTCTCCTTTTTCATGTCCTCTACGATCTGATCAAGCATATCTTCTTTCTGCTTCTTCGGGGATTCCCGTCTTTTTCCTAGCTCATCAgctattagttttaatatcctCTTCTGGTTCTGCAAGAACATAATACAAAGTTCAATCCACATATAGTAAAGTTAGTCCTATATAATAAATTGcatttataatttgagaattttaatttatgtaccTTCTTGCACTTGTAAAATGATGTGCCTGGAACATTCAGAGGAAATTTCATAAGTCCTTCTAAGAAATTGGTGAAACTCTGGGCTAAATCTTTTTCTGATGATTTTGCAACTTCATAACCAAATAACCTTCTTGCAGTGAAATCAAAGATCATCTGCAATCATCTCAGAAAAAGACTCACTAAAGTTATAACTTACTATAGTATTGTAGAAATAGAAAGTCATTACTGAGAATTCTCAAATTTCTTACATTTGAAATGACACTTTTCACTTCCACTCTCGGCAGCTCAGACCAATCCTGCAAGCTTCCACTTATAGCATTTTCTAACCCAGGCAACAGGTCGGCTTTGAGTCTCTCAGAGCCAAAGTGACTGAGAATCAAGTTTCTTAGATACTTGTGTATGTAATGTACTGAAATAATCGATGTAACATCTTGGCGAAGAAGCTTTGCGAACGAATCCAAGTACCATCTTTCCACTAACTTCCCTTCttgttgaagaagaaaatagctGAAGTCAGGATTTGATGATACCACAACTGGCCGTCCTGCCAAATTGGTCTTGAATAGTGACCCATATCTGTAATcacagaaaaaataataaaaacaacaaaaacgTAATTGATGCCATGCAATCAATTGTTTGGGTGCCTGCCGCCAGGATAGTATAAAAGACCAAAGACAGTTGTGTTCCAGTAAAAAGCTTTTAACTCTAACTTTCTGCATTAAGTTTTTGAGTCACTTGACTATTGAAATTAAGTAGAGATGGATTCTGTGTGCTTACTTTTTCATTCTCTTCTTCATGAAAGGGGAGACGTCTAGTGATTTACTTGTCCTGAGAAACTCAATAGTCTCCCCTATAAGAGGGAAACCCATGGAGCCAGGAGGCAATTTCCCGTTACATTTTGGGTTTTTCCATCTATAAACCCAATGTGTTATTCCTACAACTACTAAAGCTACAACATAAAACCAATAAGGCCACATCTTTCTACATATAAATGTACATATCTTGATACCTAAAGAAGACTCTATAGTATCAGAAAAGAAGAATTCAGAAGATCAATACTACTTATGGTTTGGTTAGTTGTCGTGAAAATATGTTACTTCTTTATATAAGGTAATGTTTGGTTCGGCTGAtagctgataaattaaattatttaataaaaatttattagcgGTTGTTGTTAGCATATTAAATGACTATTGaaactataatttatttttaaatatattttattttattatattatttttaataatataaatcaataaaaataaattctaataactAAAAGTTATCTTAAGagtaagaattaaaatttaaatttcactaataaaaattttttaattttaaatattataattataagtattttaattatttaattattaaatataattttaaaataaaaaaatatttattataaattttaaaaatgaattatatgatatcaatttaaaataagttattatttataaatttttaataataaatacaattgagctaaaaaaattaactatgatatttttaattattatgataaaataaaatatatatttaacgataaattataactttaatggtcatttaacatactaacaGCAATCGCTAATAAGATTTTACCAAacagtttaatttatcagcCATCACCTGTTAATCAGCCGAACCAAACATGCCCTAAACGCTTTAACATGTAGATAGAATATCATTGTACACGACATTTGGAAAGATGGGGATTATATTTAAGACAAAATTGAATGTAAAAATGACCTGATTCGAAGAAtgagatataaatattttttaaaagaaaagcacCATTCTCATTCTCTTGAATAATAGATAACTAAGCTATcattgttattttctagttCAGCAATGGCTAGGCGTGGACTTGGTCTTACTTATTaattcctatatatatatatataaatccaACGACTAAGCCAAGCTATATTAATTAAGCTATAATATAGTCCTAAAAATGAAGAGACTGAGTTAGCATACTGTCCACTACATCGTGACAATGTGAGGAGTTTTATATAGTTTtgttctaaaataaattgcataacaTTCGTTATAGAATCTACCGAGCTAGAGGATAGAAAGATGATGTGAAATTAAGGGGACAAAGTGAAAGAGTTATtgaagagaaaaatgaaagagacAAAGGTTTTCATTGACAAACCCGGATTTGAGTTCCTACCCACAATGCCCTATAACGACTCTGTCCTGGAAACAAAGCGcaccatcattccttgtttaTTGTCTCTTCATACTACTGAGTTTACCACTCTTCATTGCATTATAGTTAGCTCATTGTCCGGCATCTTGTTAATCTCAAACGCCTGCTTGCTTGCAGGGGAAAACTTTCTGGGATTTTGGGTGTCCTGATCTTTACCATGGAAATCGTAATCCCGTTATGGAATGAGAAATTAATCACGAGTCTCCATATAGTAGCTAGCAGCATGTAAGAAACTGCATAGTGACAGTTTGTAAGAAACTGTATCTTCAAGAAATATGTATAGATTCATAGTTAATTTCATGACAGCTAACTGTAAAATTTCTCATGAGATAGTTGATAATATAGTTTCAGCTCTTaccaatatatatttaacttagCCTCCCAATTAAAGTTTCTAATTCCACACCTTCTCCTCGGTGCTACCTAAACTAATCCAGCAGTCCATTGACAAAGACTTACTAGCGgtctcttttttaaaaaaaaaaatttcaattatttgtcacttttatatatccaatgcaatttttattttattttatccttaTATTAGAATAGgtgtaataaattttacaataggataatttagtctaatttaattaatttttttaataattaagtctattaaatattttcttaatctaAGTAAACCACTAAAAAGTAATCGTTAGTATAGAATGGAGAGAGTAATATCATTGTATTGTTTATAATGAAACCACTAAAGACTCCGGACTCATGATTTAGATGGCTCTTATTTCCCGCTGCATCCTACGGAATCACTTTTGCTtacttttgctttcttttcctATGGTTAGCGATGGATCCAGCGGATTTTGAGAGGGGTTCTAGCAGACTCTTTGGGAAGCCCTCTCGAAATCTGTCAGATTcattaattactaaaatatggTTTTGTATACATGAAGAATGGCTATTAGTTACTTTTTTCAGTCCTCAAGAAAGATGgctaaatctttttaatagtAATGTCTTCGTTTCAGGCTGTGTTGTTACGAATCAGATTGTTCTAATAGGGAAGAGATGCATTGCATAATTTCCTGTCTAGAAGATCTACTAACTGGTAATTGaatatctatgaatttgaCTTCAACCTATGGATAATGATTTAAGTTCAAACTAAAAATGAGACCAAAAGAGTTGACTCCATTCCCTTTTTGCGATCGGTATCTAGTAGCTAAGAGTACTAAAGGCAGGGATGCTTCTGATAACAGCAGCTAGTCTATTACCCCTTAGCTTCAAGCAGGAATACTAGAGGAAGAAAGTGGCTCGCATTCAAATGACAGTGAAGGTATGTAAATtaatcttcttctatttgttATGTAGTTAGCTTAGTTTCATTcacattttataaataaataaataaaaggagaGAAACAGGTGGAGCAGATGGATGTTCTTGAGGTTTAATGCTTGAATAAAAAGACCCTCAGTCAAAAGAATGGTTTTGTTGATATGATGCCCTCTTGATCTGCTAGGGACTCTCATTTTGCTTGTTTTCTTCCCTATATACTTGTCTCAGTTTTCTGCCCATCCCTTTTGCTTGAGAAAATACGAAGAAAAACTACTCTCTTGTTTATCCAACCAATAGAAAACGTGATAAGAAAACTCACTCCTGACTTCCATGAGCATGTCATAccataatttctataaatg
This window harbors:
- the LOC8264639 gene encoding cytochrome P450 87A3, coding for MWPYWFYVVALVVVGITHWVYRWKNPKCNGKLPPGSMGFPLIGETIEFLRTSKSLDVSPFMKKRMKKYGSLFKTNLAGRPVVVSSNPDFSYFLLQQEGKLVERWYLDSFAKLLRQDVTSIISVHYIHKYLRNLILSHFGSERLKADLLPGLENAISGSLQDWSELPRVEVKSVISNMIFDFTARRLFGYEVAKSSEKDLAQSFTNFLEGLMKFPLNVPGTSFYKCKKNQKRILKLIADELGKRRESPKKQKEDMLDQIVEDMKKETFWTDDFAIYVMFGILLASFETISSTLAVCINFLTDNPSMVQKLTEEHEELVKNRENKNSGLSWEEYKSMTYTHHVVKESLRLASVAPGILRRALKDIEVDGYTIPKGWAILVVPAAVQLNPNTYEDPLAFNPSRWENMGEVATAKNFIAFGGGSRSCTGAEFSKVLMAVFLHVFVTKYRLTKIKGGEMIRCPVLAFGDGLHVQVTAKLE